The following are encoded together in the Candidatus Bandiella woodruffii genome:
- the mutM gene encoding bifunctional DNA-formamidopyrimidine glycosylase/DNA-(apurinic or apyrimidinic site) lyase, whose protein sequence is MPELPEVETIVRGLKNTIIPCKIKDIIKSDYTLRINYPSDFVKSLLGVEITGVNRISKYIVFATNTHNNIVIHLGMSGRLLLTDSSPTMQQNKHDHVVFILSNGKSLTYNDPRRFGLITLIQSDKINMHPLFKDLGVDPFSKEFTPKYLKSKAENKNTAAKSFLMNAKIITGVGNIYANETLHSAKISPFKKVRDLDDLEIKNIILSIQKVLEKAIEMGGSSLRDYVAPNGIFGNFQNNFQVYNRANKPCFSCGGHIVRKLFQQRATFYCSKCQSDT, encoded by the coding sequence ATGCCAGAACTTCCAGAGGTTGAAACAATCGTCAGAGGATTGAAAAATACCATTATCCCATGCAAGATCAAAGATATAATCAAAAGCGATTATACTTTACGGATAAATTACCCATCGGACTTTGTGAAGAGTTTGTTAGGGGTTGAGATAACAGGGGTAAATAGAATATCAAAATATATCGTTTTTGCCACAAATACGCATAACAACATTGTAATCCATTTGGGTATGTCTGGCAGATTATTGTTGACAGATTCTTCCCCAACTATGCAACAAAACAAGCATGATCATGTTGTTTTTATTTTATCCAACGGTAAAAGCTTAACCTATAACGATCCACGTAGGTTTGGATTAATCACATTGATACAATCAGATAAGATTAATATGCACCCACTGTTTAAAGATTTAGGTGTCGATCCATTCTCCAAAGAGTTTACTCCGAAGTACCTCAAGTCAAAAGCTGAGAATAAAAACACAGCGGCAAAAAGCTTTTTAATGAACGCAAAAATTATAACTGGTGTTGGGAATATTTATGCTAACGAGACGCTACATTCAGCAAAAATATCGCCTTTTAAAAAGGTTAGGGATTTAGATGATTTAGAGATAAAAAACATCATATTAAGTATTCAAAAAGTTCTAGAAAAAGCCATAGAAATGGGAGGTTCAAGCTTAAGAGATTATGTTGCGCCCAATGGTATATTTGGCAACTTTCAAAATAATTTTCAGGTTTATAATAGGGCAAACAAACCATGTTTTTCTTGTGGCGGCCACATTGTGCGCAAGTTATTTCAACAACGGGCGACATTTTATTGCTCTAAATGTCAGTCAGATACTTAG
- a CDS encoding IS1 family transposase has translation MVGKRNVTTFRKLWKIISRDNCSYYTDDWSVYSEVIPRHQHVVGKQHTLSIGFCRIC, from the coding sequence GTGGTTGGTAAGCGTAACGTTACAACCTTTAGAAAATTGTGGAAAATCATAAGTAGAGATAATTGCAGTTATTACACAGACGATTGGTCTGTTTATTCAGAGGTTATACCTCGCCATCAACATGTTGTTGGCAAACAACATACACTCTCAATTGGGTTCTGTCGCATCTGTTGA
- a CDS encoding IS6 family transposase → MFKVDPKLMKYFKNHEYGAEIIMVSLYMKGRYSLSYREIEEIGGLRGLNIDHATLQRWVVKFMPILEGRFRKRKKPVNGSWRMDETYIKVKGKWVYLYRAVDKYGDTIDFMLRAKRDKRAAKAFFRKAIKSSGQPIKVNIDKSGSNTSALNSINKPLSKEDQIEIRHNKYLNNRIEGDHRFVKKRTRPMLGFKSFRSAARTIAGIELLHMIKKGQLADNDNYNSDFDKFLSLTA, encoded by the coding sequence ATGTTTAAAGTAGACCCAAAATTAATGAAGTATTTTAAGAACCATGAATATGGCGCAGAAATCATTATGGTATCGCTGTATATGAAAGGAAGATATTCTTTAAGTTACAGAGAGATAGAAGAGATAGGCGGGTTGAGAGGACTCAACATAGATCACGCCACTCTACAAAGATGGGTAGTAAAGTTTATGCCAATACTTGAAGGAAGATTCAGAAAAAGAAAAAAGCCAGTCAACGGCAGCTGGAGAATGGACGAGACATATATCAAGGTTAAAGGTAAATGGGTCTATTTGTATAGAGCAGTTGATAAATACGGGGATACCATAGATTTTATGCTAAGAGCAAAAAGAGATAAAAGGGCAGCTAAAGCGTTTTTCAGGAAAGCAATTAAATCTAGTGGCCAGCCTATAAAGGTTAATATAGATAAAAGTGGCTCTAATACTTCTGCTTTGAATTCGATCAATAAGCCATTATCTAAAGAAGACCAAATAGAAATTAGGCATAACAAATATCTAAACAATAGGATAGAAGGCGATCACAGATTTGTAAAGAAACGAACTAGACCGATGCTTGGTTTCAAATCCTTTAGAAGTGCCGCCAGGACTATTGCAGGAATAGAGCTCTTGCACATGATTAAAAAAGGACAACTTGCTGACAATGACAATTATAATTCTGACTTTGATAAATTTCTTTCACTAACTGCTTAA
- a CDS encoding IS6 family transposase (programmed frameshift), translated as MKYFKNHEYGAEIIMVSLYMKGRYSLSYREREEIAGLRGLNIDHATLQRWVVKFMPILEGRFRKRKKPVNGSWRMDETYIKVKGKWVYLYRAVDKYGDTIDFMLRAKRDKRAAKAFFRKAIKSSGQPIKVNIDKSGSNTSALNSINKPLSKEDQIEIRHNKYLNNRIEGDHRFVKKRTRPMLGFKSFRSAARTIAGIELLHMIKKGQC; from the exons ATGAAGTATTTTAAGAACCATGAATATGGCGCAGAAATCATTATGGTATCGCTGTATATGAAAGGAAGATATTCTTTAAGTTACAGAGAGAGAGAAGAGATA GCGGGGTTGAGAGGACTCAACATAGATCACGCCACTCTACAAAGATGGGTAGTAAAGTTTATGCCAATACTTGAAGGAAGATTCAGAAAAAGAAAAAAGCCAGTCAACGGCAGCTGGAGAATGGACGAGACATATATCAAGGTTAAAGGTAAATGGGTCTATTTGTATAGAGCAGTTGATAAATACGGGGATACCATAGATTTTATGCTAAGAGCAAAAAGAGATAAAAGGGCAGCTAAAGCGTTTTTCAGGAAAGCAATTAAATCTAGTGGCCAGCCTATAAAGGTTAATATAGATAAAAGTGGCTCTAATACTTCTGCTTTGAATTCGATCAATAAGCCATTATCTAAAGAAGACCAAATAGAAATTAGGCATAACAAATATCTAAACAATAGGATAGAAGGCGATCACAGATTTGTAAAGAAACGAACTAGACCGATGCTTGGTTTCAAATCCTTTAGAAGTGCCGCCAGGACTATTGCAGGAATAGAGCTCTTGCACATGATTAAAAAAGGACAATGCTGA
- a CDS encoding helix-turn-helix domain-containing protein, with protein MITILSDSDYIEYALKTVGIYKTLEISTINCLDNRGDLESSVVIVDDKPIDLESLPTFILIAHHKNANLQKPFHISALMQMLNQKLESLSNYIYPDNFSFFFYKRLLLNKYGQSSNLTEKEANLLRYLLKNNNSLVSKSVILQEIWQYKFNTETTTLQTHLYSLKSKFKDLQICDTIEIQTDKVKIKAF; from the coding sequence ATGATTACTATATTAAGCGATAGTGATTATATTGAATATGCATTAAAAACAGTTGGTATTTATAAAACGCTTGAGATTTCAACAATAAACTGTTTGGATAATAGAGGTGATTTAGAGAGTAGTGTTGTTATAGTTGACGATAAACCTATTGATCTAGAAAGCCTGCCGACTTTCATATTAATTGCTCATCATAAGAATGCTAATTTGCAAAAACCTTTTCATATCTCAGCTCTTATGCAGATGTTAAATCAAAAGCTGGAATCATTAAGCAATTACATTTACCCTGATAACTTTTCGTTCTTTTTTTATAAACGCTTGCTACTCAATAAATATGGACAATCCTCTAACCTAACAGAAAAAGAAGCAAATTTGCTACGCTATTTACTAAAAAATAACAACAGCTTGGTAAGTAAAAGTGTTATTCTTCAAGAAATTTGGCAATATAAGTTTAATACAGAAACAACCACACTTCAAACCCATCTGTATTCCCTAAAATCAAAATTTAAGGACCTACAAATCTGTGATACGATCGAGATCCAGACGGATAAGGTGAAAATCAAAGCATTTTAA
- a CDS encoding CvpA family protein, translating to MNYVDYTVVVVIAISGVFGLYRGFITSAVSLLGWVLAIVLTYQLYPQAEVYLSEHIKSKALVVIVASGGLLIALLIIFGIINSVLYKLIGDLKKSLIDRAVGLLFGLARGFFILSFLFLCFSISLKLLIGKKEELVEQDYPKAIIGATSFKLMENGALALKTFLPESINERFAKLYDGADKKEVDKRFIDNAIDKLTEFTSDEEIKNINIMRQDLSSTESEEMIDIKTLRYLFDNYKKKLKDGSVKSEVFTPKEMQKIESIVNGVSTGSLK from the coding sequence ATGAATTATGTTGACTATACGGTAGTTGTGGTCATTGCTATATCTGGGGTTTTTGGGTTATATCGTGGGTTTATCACTTCTGCTGTTAGTCTATTGGGGTGGGTATTGGCCATTGTTCTAACTTACCAACTTTACCCCCAGGCTGAAGTTTATTTGTCCGAACACATAAAGTCCAAAGCATTAGTCGTAATAGTTGCCTCTGGTGGGCTGCTGATTGCTTTGCTTATAATTTTTGGAATAATCAACTCCGTGCTTTACAAATTGATTGGTGATTTAAAGAAAAGTCTTATTGACAGAGCAGTTGGTCTGTTGTTTGGCTTGGCCAGGGGTTTTTTCATATTATCATTTTTATTCTTATGTTTTTCCATTAGTTTAAAATTACTTATTGGCAAAAAAGAAGAATTGGTTGAACAGGATTATCCTAAAGCGATTATTGGTGCAACTAGTTTTAAGTTGATGGAAAATGGGGCTTTAGCTCTAAAAACATTTTTGCCAGAATCCATAAATGAGAGATTTGCAAAATTGTATGATGGTGCCGACAAAAAAGAGGTAGATAAGAGGTTTATTGATAACGCGATAGATAAACTAACCGAGTTTACATCTGATGAAGAGATAAAAAACATCAACATCATGCGCCAAGATTTATCCTCAACTGAATCTGAAGAAATGATAGATATTAAAACACTCAGATATTTATTTGACAACTATAAGAAAAAGTTAAAAGACGGAAGTGTAAAGAGTGAGGTGTTCACTCCTAAGGAGATGCAGAAAATTGAATCAATTGTGAACGGCGTTTCAACTGGCTCATTAAAGTGA
- the bamE gene encoding outer membrane protein assembly factor BamE gives MNNTRDKNKLEKLSEALKNNLKRRKVNAQKTKDNTVSKKATRQLKTALCFFMVLFLVSCVKKLEKTGYLLQKHKLELVKINKTSEQELIHILGEPTTKSSFGTKTYYYMERQSEQMAFFAPKLKEQQVVAIEFNPRNIISNITIYTKDDAKVLSYDGTKENFEGNKIGALEQMVGNFGKFNSQAQKGAK, from the coding sequence ATGAATAATACGAGAGACAAAAACAAACTAGAAAAATTATCAGAAGCATTAAAAAATAATTTAAAAAGAAGGAAAGTAAATGCCCAAAAAACCAAGGATAACACGGTGAGCAAAAAAGCTACAAGGCAATTGAAGACCGCTCTGTGTTTTTTTATGGTTTTATTTTTGGTTTCTTGTGTGAAAAAATTGGAGAAAACTGGATATTTACTCCAAAAACACAAATTGGAGTTGGTAAAAATCAACAAAACATCAGAACAAGAACTTATACATATCCTGGGTGAGCCAACCACAAAGTCCAGTTTTGGTACAAAAACCTATTACTACATGGAGCGTCAGTCTGAACAGATGGCATTTTTTGCACCAAAATTAAAGGAGCAACAGGTTGTTGCGATAGAGTTTAATCCAAGAAACATTATTAGCAATATAACCATTTACACCAAGGATGACGCCAAAGTTTTAAGTTATGACGGAACGAAAGAAAATTTCGAAGGCAATAAAATTGGCGCATTAGAGCAAATGGTTGGCAATTTTGGAAAATTCAATTCACAGGCTCAAAAAGGTGCTAAATAA
- a CDS encoding IS6 family transposase: MFKVDPKLMKYFKNHEYGAEIIMVSLYMKGRYSLSYREIEEIGGLRGLNIDHATLQRWVVKFMPILEGRFRKKKKPVNGSWRMDETYIKVKGKWVYLYRAVDKYGDTIDFMLRAKRDKRAAKAFFRKAIKSSGQPIKVNIDKSGSNTSALNSINKPLSKEDQIEIRHNKYLNNRIEGDHRFVKKRTRPMLGFKSFRSAARTIAGIELLHMIKKGQLADNDNYNSDFDKFLSLTA; the protein is encoded by the coding sequence ATGTTTAAAGTAGACCCAAAATTAATGAAGTATTTTAAGAACCATGAATATGGCGCAGAAATCATTATGGTATCGCTGTATATGAAAGGAAGATATTCTTTAAGTTACAGAGAGATAGAAGAGATAGGCGGGTTGAGAGGACTCAACATAGATCACGCCACTCTACAAAGATGGGTAGTAAAGTTTATGCCAATACTTGAAGGAAGATTCAGAAAAAAAAAAAAGCCAGTCAACGGCAGCTGGAGAATGGACGAGACATATATCAAGGTTAAAGGTAAATGGGTCTATTTGTATAGAGCAGTTGATAAATACGGGGATACCATAGATTTTATGCTAAGAGCAAAAAGAGATAAAAGGGCAGCTAAAGCGTTTTTCAGGAAAGCAATTAAATCTAGTGGCCAGCCTATAAAGGTTAATATAGATAAAAGTGGCTCTAATACTTCTGCTTTGAATTCGATCAATAAGCCATTATCTAAAGAAGACCAAATAGAAATTAGGCATAACAAATATCTAAACAATAGGATAGAAGGCGATCACAGATTTGTAAAGAAACGAACTAGACCGATGCTTGGTTTCAAATCCTTTAGAAGTGCCGCCAGGACTATTGCAGGAATAGAGCTCTTGCACATGATTAAAAAAGGACAACTTGCTGACAATGACAATTATAATTCTGACTTTGATAAATTTCTTTCACTAACTGCTTAA
- a CDS encoding HIT domain-containing protein, with product MYDKNNIFAKILRKELPCKTVYEDHYSLIFHDVNPCAPVHLVAIPKGEFVSFDDFSQKATDEQIRGFFLSIQKSAQQLGIAKDGYRLITNHGKNAMQTVEHFHVHILAGKPLGQLVQNDKYHL from the coding sequence ATGTACGATAAAAACAATATTTTTGCTAAAATTTTGAGGAAAGAGCTTCCTTGCAAGACTGTGTATGAGGACCACTATTCGTTAATTTTTCATGACGTTAATCCTTGCGCACCTGTTCATCTTGTAGCGATTCCCAAGGGCGAATTTGTTTCATTTGATGATTTTTCTCAAAAAGCAACAGATGAACAAATCAGGGGGTTCTTCTTATCAATACAAAAAAGCGCTCAGCAATTGGGTATTGCAAAAGATGGGTACAGACTAATAACCAACCATGGAAAAAACGCCATGCAAACTGTGGAACATTTTCACGTACATATACTTGCGGGCAAGCCATTGGGTCAATTGGTTCAAAACGATAAATATCATCTTTAG
- a CDS encoding lysophospholipid acyltransferase family protein yields MSLSWQKRVRYLVEAFFIYFFYFLFKSFRIETSSALGGRLLRFIGTILKENMVMEKNIQLCFPNIDTEHRKKLILDTWQHFGSIIGELPHWHKMPKEEFFDRVQIINPENIPSSKALLISAHIGNWELISRLAKEHNLDLSLVYRPSNNPYANRLINKLRDSFDVSLIATGVPGVREIVRDLKKNKTVGLMVDQKISDGIAVPFFKKKAMTTALPATLALKYQVPIVMAKIIRTGDTRYYAKFYKPLVITPKDTKLSIMTKINGVLENWVKESPNQWFWFHNRWK; encoded by the coding sequence ATGTCGTTATCTTGGCAAAAAAGAGTCCGGTATTTGGTAGAAGCTTTTTTCATATACTTTTTTTATTTCTTATTCAAGTCCTTTAGAATAGAAACATCTTCAGCACTTGGTGGACGCTTATTAAGATTCATTGGTACTATTCTGAAAGAAAATATGGTGATGGAGAAGAACATACAGTTATGCTTTCCAAACATAGACACCGAGCATAGAAAGAAATTAATTCTGGACACATGGCAACATTTTGGGTCAATAATTGGAGAGCTACCCCACTGGCATAAAATGCCGAAAGAAGAGTTCTTCGACCGAGTCCAAATTATAAACCCAGAAAATATCCCATCATCCAAAGCCTTGCTTATCTCAGCTCATATAGGTAATTGGGAACTGATAAGCAGGCTTGCAAAGGAACATAATTTAGACTTAAGTTTGGTATATAGACCATCCAATAACCCTTATGCTAACAGATTGATCAATAAATTACGTGATTCATTCGATGTTTCACTTATAGCAACCGGAGTGCCAGGGGTAAGAGAGATTGTAAGGGACCTTAAAAAAAACAAAACTGTTGGGCTGATGGTTGACCAAAAAATAAGCGACGGTATCGCAGTCCCGTTTTTTAAAAAGAAAGCTATGACAACGGCACTGCCTGCAACTTTAGCTCTAAAATATCAGGTACCAATCGTGATGGCTAAAATAATAAGAACCGGAGATACCAGATACTATGCAAAGTTCTACAAACCTTTAGTAATTACACCTAAAGATACAAAATTGAGTATAATGACTAAAATAAATGGTGTTTTAGAAAATTGGGTCAAAGAATCGCCGAATCAATGGTTTTGGTTCCATAATAGATGGAAGTGA
- a CDS encoding IS6 family transposase → MFKVDPKLMKYFKNHEYGAEIIMVSLYMKGRYSLSYREIEEIGGLRGLNIDHATLQRWVVKFMPILEGRFRKRKKPVNGSWRMDETYIKVKGKWVYLYRAVDKYGDTIDFMLRAKRDKRAAKAFFRKAIKSSGQPIKVNIDKSGSNTSALNSINKPLSKEDQIEIRHNKYLNNRIEGDHRFVKKRTRPMLGFKSFRSAARTIAGIELLHMIKKGQLADNDNYNSDFDKFLSLTA, encoded by the coding sequence ATGTTTAAAGTAGACCCAAAATTAATGAAGTATTTTAAGAACCATGAATATGGCGCAGAAATCATTATGGTATCGCTGTATATGAAAGGAAGATATTCTTTAAGTTACAGAGAGATAGAAGAGATAGGCGGGTTGAGAGGACTCAACATAGATCACGCCACTCTACAAAGATGGGTAGTAAAGTTTATGCCAATACTTGAAGGAAGATTCAGAAAAAGAAAAAAGCCAGTCAACGGCAGCTGGAGAATGGACGAGACATATATCAAGGTTAAAGGTAAATGGGTCTATTTGTATAGAGCAGTTGATAAATACGGGGATACCATAGATTTTATGCTAAGAGCAAAAAGAGATAAAAGGGCAGCTAAAGCGTTTTTCAGGAAAGCAATTAAATCTAGTGGCCAGCCTATAAAGGTTAATATAGATAAAAGTGGCTCTAATACTTCTGCTTTGAATTCGATCAATAAGCCATTATCTAAAGAAGACCAAATAGAAATTAGGCATAACAAATATCTAAACAATAGGATAGAAGGCGATCACAGATTTGTAAAGAAACGAACTAGACCGATGCTTGGTTTCAAATCCTTTAGAAGTGCCGCCAGGACTATTGCAGGAATAGAGCTCTTGCACATGATTAAAAAAGGACAACTTGCTGACAATGACAAT
- the ffh gene encoding signal recognition particle protein produces MFSSLGENFTKVLEKIKRKGSVSEADITEALREIRIAMLEADVALDVTREFISHIKQKALGEKVLKSITPGQMIVKIVHDELVSMLKADDQDINLKSTPPAVIMLVGLQGVGKTTTSAKLAVHLRKKYKKKVLLVSLDTQRPAAQEQLETLGKQVSIDTLPIVKGESPLDIAKRAMGEAKTKYFDVVILDTAGRLHTDQELLDEIIAIKAFANPIETLLTADSMAGQDAVNSAKQFNNAVKLSGIILTRIDADARGGAALSIKHITGCPIKFIGHGEKISDFEQFHPERIASRILDMGDVVSLVERAAEVVNQEDAQALAKKMSKGDFDMEDLRTQLKNLKKMGGIASVVAMMPGLRGIKDKMDMDKLDSAILAKQEAIINSMTKKEKRFPKILDASRKNRIAKGSGTSVQDINKLCKQFFEMQTMMKRIGKMDGKSLKKFGNMLNN; encoded by the coding sequence ATGTTTTCTTCACTGGGAGAGAATTTTACTAAAGTTTTAGAGAAAATTAAGCGTAAAGGAAGTGTTTCTGAGGCAGACATAACAGAAGCTCTTCGTGAAATTAGAATTGCAATGCTGGAGGCTGATGTTGCACTTGATGTTACAAGAGAATTCATCAGTCACATCAAACAAAAAGCATTGGGTGAAAAAGTTTTAAAAAGCATCACTCCTGGACAGATGATTGTAAAAATTGTTCACGACGAGCTGGTGTCAATGCTGAAGGCAGATGACCAAGATATCAACTTAAAAAGTACCCCGCCTGCTGTTATTATGTTAGTTGGCTTGCAGGGGGTTGGAAAAACCACAACATCTGCAAAACTTGCTGTACATCTTAGAAAAAAGTATAAAAAGAAAGTGTTGTTAGTATCGCTAGATACTCAAAGGCCGGCTGCACAGGAACAACTTGAGACGTTAGGAAAACAAGTTTCTATTGATACCTTACCTATTGTAAAGGGAGAAAGCCCTTTGGATATAGCCAAAAGAGCAATGGGTGAAGCTAAAACCAAATATTTCGACGTGGTTATTTTGGATACCGCTGGAAGGCTGCATACGGATCAAGAATTATTGGATGAAATCATCGCTATAAAAGCCTTTGCCAACCCAATTGAGACACTATTAACTGCAGATTCTATGGCAGGGCAAGATGCGGTTAACAGCGCAAAACAATTTAACAACGCGGTAAAATTATCCGGAATAATATTAACAAGAATAGATGCAGATGCAAGAGGTGGTGCTGCACTTAGCATAAAACATATCACCGGATGTCCAATTAAGTTTATTGGACACGGAGAGAAAATCTCAGATTTTGAGCAATTTCACCCAGAAAGAATTGCCTCAAGGATATTAGATATGGGTGATGTAGTAAGCCTGGTTGAAAGAGCTGCTGAAGTGGTGAACCAAGAAGACGCACAAGCACTTGCAAAAAAAATGTCAAAAGGGGATTTTGATATGGAAGATTTGCGCACTCAACTAAAAAATCTGAAGAAAATGGGAGGTATTGCTTCTGTGGTTGCAATGATGCCAGGTTTAAGGGGCATAAAAGACAAAATGGACATGGATAAGCTTGATTCTGCTATATTAGCGAAACAAGAGGCGATCATTAACTCCATGACTAAAAAAGAAAAAAGATTTCCTAAAATACTAGATGCATCAAGAAAAAATAGGATTGCAAAAGGCTCTGGCACCTCTGTACAAGACATAAATAAGCTCTGTAAACAATTCTTTGAAATGCAAACCATGATGAAAAGGATTGGTAAAATGGATGGAAAAAGTTTGAAAAAATTTGGTAATATGTTAAACAATTAA
- the radA gene encoding DNA repair protein RadA: MMSKNKMFVCQNCGTVFQKWQGKCDECGTWSSITEEILDSQISKKISRKDIISLSELSNLSDISVDFSRIDTNITEVNRLLGGGLVSSSAILIAGDPGIGKSTLILELCNKLANQDFTTIYISGEEALSQIKLRAERLGVLNKHIHIANTTSLEHLLAMVGKIKPLLLVIDSVQTLYFEKLDSPPGTISQIRICTHELIQVCKKNNVTLILIGHITKEGQIAGPKVLEHMVDVVLSFEGENTQQFRIIRATKNRYGSTNEIALFEMSSKGLHEVTNPSEIFLPQEKDGVDKQGSCIFASIEGTRTILLEVQALVVPSFLPTPRRATIGWDYNRLAMLIAVLNAKMNINLMNKEIYLNIVGGLKVNETAADLAVVASLISANKNISIPRDMIFFGEVGLSGEVRQVNNTENRLIEASKLGFKKAIIPSQRKKFSCNMEIIELKHINELKKVLI, encoded by the coding sequence ATCATGAGTAAAAATAAGATGTTTGTTTGCCAAAATTGCGGGACGGTTTTTCAGAAATGGCAGGGCAAATGCGATGAGTGTGGCACATGGAGCAGTATAACAGAAGAAATACTGGATTCTCAAATCTCCAAGAAAATCTCCAGAAAAGACATCATTAGTCTATCCGAATTGAGTAATTTAAGTGACATCAGTGTGGATTTCTCACGTATAGACACTAATATTACTGAGGTTAACAGGCTGTTAGGGGGCGGGTTGGTTAGTAGCTCTGCCATATTGATTGCTGGAGACCCGGGCATAGGTAAATCAACGTTAATATTAGAGTTATGTAACAAACTTGCCAATCAAGATTTTACAACTATCTATATCAGTGGTGAAGAAGCGTTATCACAGATAAAGCTACGTGCTGAAAGACTAGGGGTGCTAAATAAGCATATACACATCGCTAATACCACTTCTCTTGAACACTTGTTGGCTATGGTTGGTAAAATCAAACCCTTACTACTGGTGATTGATTCAGTACAGACACTTTATTTTGAAAAACTTGATTCCCCCCCTGGGACAATAAGCCAAATACGTATATGTACCCATGAGTTAATTCAGGTTTGTAAAAAAAATAACGTTACTCTCATCCTTATAGGACATATAACCAAAGAGGGGCAAATTGCTGGTCCTAAGGTTTTGGAGCATATGGTAGATGTTGTTCTTTCCTTTGAAGGCGAAAATACTCAGCAATTCAGGATCATTAGAGCAACAAAAAATCGTTATGGTTCAACCAATGAAATAGCTCTGTTTGAGATGAGCTCTAAAGGTTTACATGAAGTGACAAATCCGTCTGAAATATTTTTGCCACAGGAGAAAGATGGGGTTGATAAGCAAGGTTCTTGCATTTTTGCAAGCATAGAGGGGACAAGAACTATTTTGCTTGAGGTGCAAGCCCTGGTGGTGCCAAGTTTTCTTCCAACGCCAAGACGGGCAACAATTGGATGGGATTATAACAGACTTGCAATGCTTATTGCCGTGCTGAACGCCAAGATGAATATTAACTTAATGAATAAGGAGATTTACTTGAACATTGTTGGTGGTCTTAAAGTAAATGAAACTGCTGCAGATTTGGCTGTTGTTGCATCATTGATTTCTGCGAACAAGAATATATCGATCCCAAGGGATATGATATTTTTTGGAGAAGTTGGTTTGTCAGGCGAGGTAAGGCAGGTTAATAATACAGAAAACAGACTTATAGAAGCTAGTAAATTAGGATTTAAAAAAGCCATTATCCCATCTCAAAGAAAAAAGTTTTCTTGCAATATGGAAATAATTGAGTTAAAGCACATAAATGAACTCAAGAAAGTTTTGATCTAA